The Triticum aestivum cultivar Chinese Spring chromosome 3A, IWGSC CS RefSeq v2.1, whole genome shotgun sequence genome includes a region encoding these proteins:
- the LOC123059560 gene encoding uncharacterized protein At4g00950, protein MSTGKAPTLYHMRARSLTSKLLDLDSSPACPSPPPFRSHVTVPFLWEDAPGKPKLRAARPSALLLPSAATATASPVVLADGGPTARVAGGHEDGHGAHARPVLLKLKLPPRLQAAEHPLSSPKTVLQGPYSGGGNKPPRPVRRIARTASCQMSLRGGGGLFVWRKGAATATASAGSKEGGHCQFYAVAPDGSCLSPAASSASSSSSSSMSYFFDDNSRRQADGREDSEDGEVGDDGRKGSVRITRFRRNRSLPTMSRSHLWANIRKGVKQISPWSYKPT, encoded by the exons ATGAGCACCGGCAAGGCGCCCACGCTCTACCATATGCGCGCTCGGTCGCTTACGAGCAAGCTGCTCGACCTCGACTCCTCGCCGGCGTGCCCGTCCCCGCCACCGTTCCGGTCACACGTCACGGTGCCGTTTCTCTGGGAGGACGCGCCGGGGAAACCCAAGCTGCGTGCAGCCCGGCCAAGCGCTCTGTTGCTCCCTTCCGCTGCAACCGCGACCGCGAGCCCAGTCGTTCTTGCTGACGGCGGCCCGACTGCCAGAGTCGCCGGCGGTCACGAGGACGGTCACGGTGCCCATGCGCGCCCCGTGCTGCTGAAGCTGAAGCTGCCGCCGCGGCTGCAAGCGGCGGAGCACCCGCTCTCCTCCCCCAAGACCGTGCTCCAGGGCCCCTACTCCGGCGGAGGAAACAAGCCGCCGAGGCCGGTTAGGAGGATCGCGAGGACGGCGAGCTGTCAGATGAGTCTGCGCGGCGGCGGGGGCCTGTTTGTTTGGAGGAAGGGCGCGGCAACGGCAACGGCATCAGCGGGCAGCAAGGAGGGCGGCCACTGTCAGTTCTACGCTGtggcgccggacgggtcatgcctctcgccggcggcgtcgtcggcgtcctcgtcgtcgtcttcgtccaTGTCCTACTTCTTTGATGACAACAGCCGCAGGCAAGCCGATGGGCGCGAGGACTCGGAGGATGGCGAGGTAGGTGACGACGGCCGCAAGGGGTCGGTGAGGATCACCAGGTTTCGGAGGAACCGAAGCCTTCCCACTATGTCCAGATCGCAtctctgg GCCAACATCCGCAAGGGCGTCAAGCAGATTAGTCCATGGAGCTACAAGCCTACATAG